In Salmo trutta chromosome 28, fSalTru1.1, whole genome shotgun sequence, one DNA window encodes the following:
- the LOC115166208 gene encoding mRNA export factor isoform X1 produces MSLFGASTGFGAGGFGAATTDTHNPMKDVEVTSPPDDSISCLAFSPPAMPGNFLIGGSWANDVRCWEVQDNGQTVPKAQQMHTGPVLDVCWSEDGSKVFTASCDKTAKMWDLNSNQAIQIAQHDAPIRTVHWIKAPNYNCIMTGSWDKTLKFWDTRSPNPMMSLQLPERCYCADVVYPMAVVASAERGLIVYQLENQPSEFRRIDSPLKHQVTGFTYQHRCIAIFKDKQNKPAGFALGSIEGRVAIHYINPPNPAKDNFTFKCHRSNGTNTATPQDIYAVNAISFHPVHGTLATVGSDGRFSFWDKDARTKLKTSEQLDQPITACSFNNNGNIFAYASSYDWSKGHEYYNPQKKNYIFLRNATEELKPRNKK; encoded by the exons ATGAGCTTGTTTGGGGCCAGCACTGGGTTTGGCGCAGGGGGATTCGGAGCGGCAACCACGGACACACACAACCCAATGAAG GATGTGGAAGTAACCTCACCCCCAGATGACAGCATCAGTTGCTTGGCGTTTAGTCCCCCTGCCATGCCAGGGAACTTCTTGATAGGGGGGTCCTGGGCCAATGAT GTGAGGTGTTGGGAGGTACAGGACAATGGGCAGACAGTCCCCAAAGCCCAGCAGATGCACACGGGTCCAGTCCTTGATGTCTGCTGGAGCGAA GATGGAAGCAAGGTTTTCACTGCATCTTGTGATAAGACTGCCAAAATGTGGGATCTCAACAGCAACCAGGCAATACAGATCGCACAG CATGATGCTCCTATCAGAACAGTCCACTGGATCAAAGCCCCCAACTACAACTGCATCATGACAGGCAGCTGGGACAAAACTCTGAAG TTCTGGGACACCCGTTCGCCCAACCCAATGATGTCCCTGCAGCTGCCGGAGAGGTGCTACTGTGCAGACGTG GTGTATCCCATGGCAGTGGTAGCATCGGCAGAACGAGGTTTGATTGTATATCAGCTTGAGAACCAGCCGTCCGAGTTCAGGAGGATAGACTCACCACTCAAACACCAGGTGACTGGTTTCACATACCAG CACCGCTGCATAGCCATCTTTAAGGACAAACAGAACAAGCCTGCTGGATTTGCTCTTGGGAGCATTGAAGGGCGGGTCGCCATTCACTACATCAACCCTCCTAACCC AGCCAAGGATAACTTCACCTTCAAGTGCCACAGGTCGAATGGAACCAACACAGCCACACCACAGGACATATATGCT GTGAATGCCATCTCCTTCCACCCTGTCCACGGTACACTGGCGACTGTTGGGTCTGACGGTCGCTTTAGCTTCTGGGATAAAGACGCCCGCACCAAGCTGAAGACCTCGGAGCAGCTGGACCAGCCAATCACAGCTTGCTCGTTCAACAACAACGGCAACATCTTTGCCTACGCCTCTAGCTATGACTGGTCAAAG GGGCATGAGTACTACAACCCTCAGAAAAAGAACTACATCTTCCTGCGTAATGCTACAGAGGAGCTGAAACCTCGGAATAAGAAATG A
- the LOC115166210 gene encoding eukaryotic translation initiation factor 2 subunit 2: MSGDEMIFDPNMTKKKKKKKKPFMLEEEGGDGVAEDTQQVEAKEVEPDGGEDREFDLDEDEGRKKEQSDDLDDLNFFNQKKKKKKPKKVFDNDIEEGIKELKIEGEQSEAAEEDDLDLQLPAKKKKSKKVDFQEEGEILEKDDALEDDEGKNNDGISFSSQCGPAWLGTDRDYTYDELLNRVFNIMREKNPDMVAGEKRKFVMKPPQVVRVGTKKTSFVNFTDICKLLHRQPKHLLAFLLAELGTSGSIDGNNQLVIKGRFQQKQIENVLRRYIKEYVTCHTCRSPDTILQKDTRLYFLQCETCHSRCSVASIKTGFQAVTGKRAQLRAKAN, translated from the exons ATGTCAGGAGACGAA ATGATATTCGACCCCAACatgaccaagaagaagaagaagaaaaagaagccttTCATGCTGGAAGAAGAAGGTGGAGATGGAGTGGCAGAGGACACACAGCAGGTAGAGGCCAAGGAGGTGGAGCCTGATGGTGGGGAGGACAGAGAGTTCGATCTGGACGAGGACGAGGGAAGGAAGAAAG AGCAATCCGACGATCTTGATGACCTGAACTTTTTCaaccagaagaaaaagaagaagaagcccAAGAAAGTGTTTGATAATGACATTGAGGAGGGGATAAAG GAGCTGAAAATTGAAGGAGAGCAGAGCGAGGCAGCGGAAGAGGACGACCTGGATCTTCAGTTGCCAGCAAAGAAAAAAAAGTCCAAAAAGGTTGACTtccaggaggaaggagagatactTGAGAAGGATGATG CTCTCGAGGacgatgaggggaaaaacaatgATGGCATCTCATTCAGCTCCCAGTGTGGTCCGGCGTGgttagggacagacagagactacACATATGACGAG CTGCTGAACCGTGTCTTCAACATCATGCGGGAGAAGAACCCTGACATGGTGGCCGGAGAGAAGAGAAAGTTTGTTATGAAGCCCCCTCAGGTGGTCCGAGTGGGCACCAAGAAGACCTCGTTTGTCAACTTCACTGATATCTGTAAACT GTTGCATCGTCAGCCAAAACATCTTCTGGCATTTTTGTTGGCTGAGCTGGGGACAAG TGGCTCCATAGATGGAAATAATCAGCTTGTGATCAAAGGAAGATTTCAACAGAAACAGATTGAAAATGTCTTGAGAAGATATATTA AGGAATATGTGACGTGTCACACGTGTCGCTCCCCTGACACCATCCTACAAAAGGACACCCGTCTCTACTTCCTCCAGTGTGAGACCTGCCACTCACGCTGCTCCGTGGCCAGCATCAAGACTGGCTTCCAGGCTGTCACGGGCAAGAGGGCACAGCTCCGTGCCAAAGCTAACTAA
- the LOC115166212 gene encoding serine/arginine-rich splicing factor 6 translates to MPRVYVGKLSYHAREKDLQRFFNGYGKLMEIDLKNGYGFVEFEDNRDADDAVYELNGKELCGERVTVEHARGPRRDRDGYSGGGGGRSSSGYSSSRSRTGRDKYGPPVRTEYRLIVENLSSRCSWQDLKDFMRQAGEVTYADAHKERTNEGVIEFGSRSDMRRALDKLDGTDINGRKIRLVEEKSRRRRSYSGSRSRSRSRRRSRSRSSRSRTNSRSRSHSRSKRRRSRSGRKSRSRKSRSRSRTRKSRSRSDKSKSRSKSHSKVKSERDSSSPSKEKLASKKSRSRSATPMGNGKEEPSSRSPSPAADRRSKSPDKRSVSRSPSRSRSRSASRD, encoded by the exons ATGCCCCGTGTCTATGTTGGAAAACTAAGTTATCATGCTCGAGAGAAAGACCTTCAGCGGTTTTTCAATGGCTACGGAAAGCTCATGGAAATTGATCTGAAAAATGG atatGGCTTTGTAGAGTTTGAGGACAATCGCGATGCGGATGACGCTGTGTATGAACTGAATGGCAAGGAGTTGTGCGGGGAGCGTGTGACCGTGGAACATGCAAGAGGCCCGCGGCGCGACCGAGATGGATACAGTGGTGGCGGGGGTGGTCGAA GTAGTAGTGGTTACAGCAGCAGCAGAAGCCGCACTGGCAGGGATAAGTATGGGCCACCTGTCCGTACCGAGTACCGGCTGATTGTTGAGAATCTGTCCAGCCGCTGTAGCTGGCAGGATCTGAAG GATTTCATGCGCCAGGCTGGAGAGGTCACGTACGCTGACGCCCACAAGGAGCGTACCAACGAGGGTGTCATCGAGTTTGGCTCGCGTTCGGACATGAGGAGGGCCCTGGACAAGCTGGACGGCACGGACATCAACGGGAGGAAGATCCGCCTGGTGGAGGAAAAGTCTCGCCGCCGCCGCTCCTACTCTGGCAGCCGCTCCAG GTCTCGCAGCAGACGTCGCTCTCGTAGCAGGAGCAGCCGCTCCAGGACTAACTCCAGGTCCCG ATCCCATTCTCGCAGCAAGAGACGTCGCTCTAGATCTGGAAGGAAGTCCCGTTCCCGCAAGTCTCGTTCCCGTTCTCGCACCCGCAAATCCAGATCCCGCTCCGACAAAAGCAAGTCCCGTTCCAAGAGCCATTCCAAGGTGAAATCTGAGCGGGATTCCAGCAGCCCCTCCAAGGAGAAGTTGGCTAGCAAGAAGTCCCGTAGCCGCTCGGCGACCCCCATGGGGAATGGGAAGGAGGAGCCGTCCTCTCGCTCCCCATCCCCAGCAGCTGACCGTCGCTCCAAGTCTCCGGACAAGCGATCTGTCTCCCGCTCCCCATCTCGCTCCAGGTCTAGATCAGCTTCCCGAGATTAA
- the LOC115166208 gene encoding mRNA export factor isoform X2, protein MSLFGASTGFGAGGFGAATTDTHNPMKDVEVTSPPDDSISCLAFSPPAMPGNFLIGGSWANDVRCWEVQDNGQTVPKAQQMHTGPVLDVCWSEDGSKVFTASCDKTAKMWDLNSNQAIQIAQHDAPIRTVHWIKAPNYNCIMTGSWDKTLKFWDTRSPNPMMSLQLPERCYCADVVYPMAVVASAERGLIVYQLENQPSEFRRIDSPLKHQHRCIAIFKDKQNKPAGFALGSIEGRVAIHYINPPNPAKDNFTFKCHRSNGTNTATPQDIYAVNAISFHPVHGTLATVGSDGRFSFWDKDARTKLKTSEQLDQPITACSFNNNGNIFAYASSYDWSKGHEYYNPQKKNYIFLRNATEELKPRNKKW, encoded by the exons ATGAGCTTGTTTGGGGCCAGCACTGGGTTTGGCGCAGGGGGATTCGGAGCGGCAACCACGGACACACACAACCCAATGAAG GATGTGGAAGTAACCTCACCCCCAGATGACAGCATCAGTTGCTTGGCGTTTAGTCCCCCTGCCATGCCAGGGAACTTCTTGATAGGGGGGTCCTGGGCCAATGAT GTGAGGTGTTGGGAGGTACAGGACAATGGGCAGACAGTCCCCAAAGCCCAGCAGATGCACACGGGTCCAGTCCTTGATGTCTGCTGGAGCGAA GATGGAAGCAAGGTTTTCACTGCATCTTGTGATAAGACTGCCAAAATGTGGGATCTCAACAGCAACCAGGCAATACAGATCGCACAG CATGATGCTCCTATCAGAACAGTCCACTGGATCAAAGCCCCCAACTACAACTGCATCATGACAGGCAGCTGGGACAAAACTCTGAAG TTCTGGGACACCCGTTCGCCCAACCCAATGATGTCCCTGCAGCTGCCGGAGAGGTGCTACTGTGCAGACGTG GTGTATCCCATGGCAGTGGTAGCATCGGCAGAACGAGGTTTGATTGTATATCAGCTTGAGAACCAGCCGTCCGAGTTCAGGAGGATAGACTCACCACTCAAACACCAG CACCGCTGCATAGCCATCTTTAAGGACAAACAGAACAAGCCTGCTGGATTTGCTCTTGGGAGCATTGAAGGGCGGGTCGCCATTCACTACATCAACCCTCCTAACCC AGCCAAGGATAACTTCACCTTCAAGTGCCACAGGTCGAATGGAACCAACACAGCCACACCACAGGACATATATGCT GTGAATGCCATCTCCTTCCACCCTGTCCACGGTACACTGGCGACTGTTGGGTCTGACGGTCGCTTTAGCTTCTGGGATAAAGACGCCCGCACCAAGCTGAAGACCTCGGAGCAGCTGGACCAGCCAATCACAGCTTGCTCGTTCAACAACAACGGCAACATCTTTGCCTACGCCTCTAGCTATGACTGGTCAAAG GGGCATGAGTACTACAACCCTCAGAAAAAGAACTACATCTTCCTGCGTAATGCTACAGAGGAGCTGAAACCTCGGAATAAGAAATGGTGA